One part of the Sphingopyxis sp. TUF1 genome encodes these proteins:
- a CDS encoding DUF3008 family protein, with protein MPAKSKAQQKAAGAALSAKRGETPKSKLKGASKEMAKGMSEKQLEDFAKGSTKGKPERVE; from the coding sequence ATGCCTGCCAAATCCAAAGCTCAGCAGAAAGCCGCCGGCGCCGCACTCAGCGCCAAGCGCGGTGAGACGCCCAAGTCGAAGCTCAAAGGCGCATCGAAAGAGATGGCCAAAGGCATGAGCGAGAAACAGCTTGAGGACTTCGCTAAAGGCTCGACCAAGGGCAAGCCCGAGCGCGTCGAGTGA
- a CDS encoding flavin-containing monooxygenase, with product MMANTASPVDQDVVIVGAGISGIGMAVHLQMHCPDRSFALVERRAQLGGTWDLFRYPGIRSDSDMHTLGFIFEPWKHEKSIADGPAILDYLNRIVDERHIRERIRFHRKVVGADWDSAAARWTVTMEDSEGRTSTTTARWLYLGAGYYDYDEPFDANFAGREDFKGQIVHPQFWPKDLDYRGKQVVVIGSGATAVTIVPSMPEAAHVTMLQRTPTWYFIRPAKDGFANFLRKILPEKLAYKITRYKNVRLQDVAFRRAREKPEKVKDFLTRKLKATLGDHYDAEAFTPPYNPWDQRLCLVPDADFFEAMKAGKASVVTDHIERFDATGIQLKSGKHLDADIIITATGLKLAVAGKIPVRVDGERVEWHEHYYYKACMFSNVPNFSAVFGYLNASWTLRADIVSEYVCRVLNHMKATNTVVATPVLADPSSLEEENVFDFSSGYIQRSLHIMPKSTTSMPWRLSQNYVQDRIDMRTGAIDDGVLTFTDAKTRAEPASSELEAAE from the coding sequence ATGATGGCGAACACGGCGAGCCCCGTGGATCAGGATGTGGTGATCGTCGGCGCGGGCATTTCGGGCATCGGCATGGCGGTCCATCTTCAGATGCACTGCCCTGACCGCAGCTTCGCTCTGGTCGAGCGCCGCGCGCAGCTGGGCGGCACGTGGGATCTGTTCCGATACCCCGGCATCCGCTCGGACAGCGACATGCACACGCTGGGCTTTATCTTCGAACCGTGGAAGCATGAAAAGTCGATCGCCGATGGCCCCGCGATCCTCGATTATCTCAATCGCATCGTCGATGAACGTCACATCCGCGAACGCATCCGCTTCCACCGCAAGGTCGTCGGCGCCGATTGGGACAGCGCCGCCGCGCGCTGGACGGTGACGATGGAAGACAGCGAGGGCCGAACCTCGACGACGACCGCGCGCTGGCTGTATCTCGGTGCCGGCTATTATGATTATGACGAGCCGTTCGACGCGAATTTCGCGGGCCGCGAGGATTTTAAAGGTCAGATCGTCCACCCGCAATTCTGGCCGAAAGATCTCGACTACCGTGGCAAGCAGGTCGTCGTGATCGGATCGGGTGCAACCGCGGTCACCATCGTCCCCTCGATGCCCGAAGCGGCGCATGTCACGATGCTGCAACGCACTCCCACCTGGTATTTCATCCGCCCGGCGAAGGACGGCTTTGCCAACTTCCTGCGCAAGATCCTGCCTGAAAAACTGGCCTACAAAATAACGCGGTACAAGAATGTCCGCCTGCAGGACGTCGCCTTCCGCCGCGCGCGCGAGAAGCCCGAGAAGGTCAAGGATTTCCTGACGAGGAAGCTGAAGGCTACCTTGGGCGATCATTATGATGCGGAGGCTTTCACGCCGCCCTACAATCCGTGGGACCAACGTCTCTGTCTCGTCCCCGACGCCGATTTCTTCGAGGCGATGAAAGCGGGCAAGGCGTCGGTCGTCACCGATCATATCGAGCGGTTCGACGCGACCGGAATCCAGCTGAAGTCGGGCAAGCATCTGGACGCCGACATTATCATCACCGCAACCGGACTTAAGCTGGCCGTGGCGGGCAAAATCCCGGTGCGCGTCGATGGCGAGCGCGTCGAGTGGCACGAGCATTATTATTACAAAGCGTGCATGTTCTCGAACGTCCCGAATTTTTCGGCGGTGTTCGGTTATCTCAACGCCAGCTGGACGCTTCGCGCCGACATCGTGTCCGAATATGTCTGCCGCGTGCTCAACCATATGAAGGCGACGAACACGGTCGTTGCCACGCCAGTACTCGCCGATCCGTCGAGCCTCGAGGAAGAAAATGTCTTCGACTTCTCGTCGGGCTATATCCAGCGGTCGCTCCATATCATGCCCAAAAGTACGACATCAATGCCGTGGCGGCTCAGCCAGAATTATGTGCAGGACCGGATCGATATGCGCACCGGCGCAATCGACGACGGCGTACTGACCTTCACCGATGCCAAGACGAGGGCGGAACCGGCGTCAAGCGAACTGGAAGCGGCCGAATAA
- a CDS encoding DUF4163 domain-containing protein, translating into MTIERPWRNAVPLVAGALLLAGCSEDKPTQAEKAAAAAVPGAPPEAAADEASKNAPASNVSESSDLIEFTYSYPAEAARIPELAKALDSDRAAKRAALVAAADRDKAAAEKNDYPYRPHSHRQTWQRVTDTPRFLSLSAEIDTYSGGAHGMEVFDTLLWDRNRRKRMNPLDLFESSAAFDAAVRNSFCAAIKRAKAAKGITADEAPDSPFAKCPPASAQTVWIGSSDGRYLDRLTIAIAPYEVGPYAEGSYRINVPMTGAVARVVKDQFARDVLPIN; encoded by the coding sequence ATGACGATCGAAAGACCCTGGCGAAACGCCGTTCCCTTGGTTGCCGGTGCGTTGCTGCTGGCGGGCTGTTCCGAAGACAAGCCGACGCAGGCCGAAAAGGCGGCGGCTGCCGCCGTTCCCGGTGCGCCGCCGGAGGCTGCGGCCGACGAAGCGTCCAAAAATGCACCGGCATCGAACGTCAGCGAAAGCAGTGACCTGATCGAGTTCACCTATAGCTATCCGGCCGAGGCCGCGCGCATTCCCGAACTGGCAAAGGCGCTCGATAGCGATCGTGCCGCGAAGCGCGCGGCGCTGGTTGCGGCGGCGGACCGCGACAAGGCCGCAGCCGAAAAGAACGACTATCCCTATCGCCCGCACAGCCATCGCCAGACCTGGCAGCGCGTCACCGACACGCCGCGCTTCCTCAGCCTGTCGGCCGAAATCGATACCTATTCGGGCGGCGCACACGGGATGGAGGTCTTCGATACGCTGCTCTGGGACCGCAATCGGCGCAAGCGGATGAACCCGCTCGACCTGTTCGAAAGCAGCGCCGCCTTCGACGCTGCGGTCCGCAATTCGTTTTGCGCGGCGATCAAGCGCGCGAAGGCGGCAAAGGGCATCACAGCGGACGAGGCACCCGACAGCCCCTTTGCCAAATGCCCGCCGGCATCGGCGCAAACGGTGTGGATCGGTTCGTCCGACGGGCGCTATCTCGACCGGCTGACGATCGCGATCGCCCCTTATGAAGTCGGCCCCTATGCCGAGGGCAGCTACCGGATCAACGTGCCGATGACCGGCGCGGTCGCGCGCGTCGTCAAGGACCAATTCGCGCGCGACGTCCTGCCCATAAACTAA
- a CDS encoding DUF47 family protein, with protein sequence MRQIAVLPYRFGGPAQDGPTEILLITSRETKRWVIPKGNPLTGMERHAAAAVEAEEEAGVIGAVCPTPIGSYEYRKRRANGASIMYNVEVFPLAVTNELAEWKEMDERERRWFAFHDAAAAVDETDLQALIRSFGDGGFRAVAQPRGAVLNNDEKTGVSRMFAWFQRLLPRQGNFFELFESHAATLVAGANALSRMLQGGDGMADHVREIIEREHDADAITREVLQTVRRTFLTPFDRSAITDLIASMDDAIDEMQKTAGAVDLYDVTEFEPEMRDIGGIIVDAARLTAEALPLLRNIGANGPRLHELTERLVRMEGHADEIHASGLKRLFREHGEANPTRFLIARELFRHLERVTDSFEDVANEIDGLVIDHA encoded by the coding sequence ATGCGTCAGATCGCCGTCCTTCCCTATCGATTCGGCGGCCCGGCGCAGGACGGGCCGACTGAAATCCTGCTGATCACCTCGCGCGAAACGAAACGCTGGGTGATACCAAAAGGCAATCCGCTGACCGGAATGGAGCGCCACGCTGCCGCGGCGGTCGAGGCCGAAGAGGAGGCGGGCGTGATCGGCGCGGTGTGCCCGACGCCGATCGGCAGCTATGAATATCGCAAGCGCCGCGCGAATGGCGCGTCGATCATGTATAACGTCGAAGTCTTCCCGCTCGCGGTTACGAACGAACTCGCCGAGTGGAAGGAAATGGACGAGCGCGAGCGCCGATGGTTCGCCTTTCACGATGCCGCGGCGGCGGTCGACGAGACCGATCTGCAGGCGCTGATCCGCTCGTTCGGCGACGGCGGCTTCCGGGCCGTTGCGCAGCCGCGCGGGGCGGTGCTGAATAATGATGAGAAGACAGGGGTAAGCCGGATGTTCGCATGGTTTCAGCGTCTGCTGCCGCGGCAGGGCAATTTTTTCGAATTGTTCGAAAGCCACGCGGCGACGCTGGTCGCAGGCGCGAACGCGCTGTCGCGCATGTTGCAGGGCGGCGACGGCATGGCCGACCATGTGCGCGAGATTATCGAGCGCGAGCATGACGCCGACGCGATCACGCGTGAGGTGCTTCAGACCGTCCGCCGGACCTTCCTGACTCCCTTCGACCGCAGCGCGATCACCGACCTGATCGCCTCGATGGACGATGCGATCGACGAGATGCAGAAAACCGCGGGTGCGGTCGACCTGTACGACGTTACCGAGTTCGAACCCGAGATGCGCGATATTGGGGGTATCATCGTCGATGCCGCGCGCCTGACCGCGGAAGCGCTGCCGTTGCTCCGCAACATCGGCGCCAACGGTCCGCGGCTCCATGAACTCACCGAAAGGCTGGTCCGGATGGAGGGTCATGCCGACGAAATCCACGCATCGGGGCTGAAACGGCTGTTCCGCGAACATGGCGAGGCGAATCCGACGCGCTTCCTGATCGCGCGCGAGCTGTTCCGTCACCTCGAGCGCGTCACTGACAGTTTCGAGGATGTCGCGAACGAAATCGACGGTCT
- a CDS encoding SDR family oxidoreductase, whose amino-acid sequence MAKRPKAGKVGESEKEKKGKSSAAAKLRREVGSAKTIKTPPSDREADLDRAPKWEPRYPGSGRLDGKVAIVTGGDSGIGRAVCALFAREGADIAIVYLKNKADAAETAAIVEREGRRAITIKADVGKVKAGETIVTQTVKAFGRLDILVNNAGEQHPAEDIRDISSAQLERTFATNIFGMFYLVQAALPHLGKGAAIVNCTSVTMYQGARGLLDYSATKGAITAFTRSLSENLVEKGIRVNAVAPGPIWTPLNPRGGAPAKKVASFGESTPMKRPGEPNEVAPCFLFLACDDSSYMSGQVLHPNGGTIVNG is encoded by the coding sequence ATGGCGAAACGCCCGAAGGCCGGCAAGGTCGGCGAAAGCGAGAAGGAAAAGAAGGGCAAAAGCAGCGCCGCGGCCAAGCTGCGCCGCGAAGTCGGGTCGGCGAAGACGATCAAGACGCCGCCGTCCGACCGCGAAGCCGATCTCGACCGCGCGCCCAAGTGGGAGCCGCGCTATCCGGGGTCGGGGCGCCTTGATGGCAAGGTCGCGATTGTGACCGGCGGCGACAGCGGGATCGGCCGGGCCGTCTGCGCCCTGTTTGCACGCGAGGGCGCGGACATTGCGATCGTCTATCTGAAGAATAAGGCGGATGCCGCGGAGACGGCGGCAATCGTCGAGCGCGAGGGGCGCCGCGCGATCACGATCAAGGCCGATGTGGGCAAGGTCAAGGCGGGCGAGACAATCGTTACGCAGACGGTCAAGGCGTTCGGCCGCCTCGACATCCTCGTCAACAATGCGGGCGAACAGCATCCGGCCGAAGATATTCGCGACATCAGCTCCGCGCAGCTCGAACGCACCTTCGCCACCAATATTTTCGGCATGTTCTATCTGGTGCAGGCGGCCTTGCCGCATCTCGGCAAGGGCGCGGCGATCGTCAATTGCACCAGCGTCACCATGTATCAGGGCGCGCGCGGCCTGCTCGACTATAGCGCGACCAAGGGCGCGATTACGGCCTTTACGCGGTCGCTCAGTGAAAATCTGGTCGAAAAGGGGATCCGGGTAAATGCGGTCGCGCCGGGGCCGATCTGGACGCCGCTCAACCCGCGCGGCGGCGCTCCGGCTAAAAAGGTCGCAAGTTTCGGCGAATCGACGCCGATGAAACGGCCGGGCGAACCCAATGAGGTTGCCCCTTGCTTCCTGTTCCTGGCCTGCGACGACAGCAGCTATATGTCGGGCCAGGTGTTGCATCCCAACGGCGGCACGATCGTTAATGGCTAG